In the genome of Gemmatimonadaceae bacterium, one region contains:
- a CDS encoding response regulator, which yields MTKRRILIVDDDRLMVRTLRDILGLRGWETDGVHSGEEAVAAVRVNEYAVVLMDVRMSGMTGVEALHEMRALRPDLRVILMTAYAANELLAQAERDGALHVFPKPVALERLMEMLEAVITDARSVLIVDDDADFLRTLADLVAARGYGTLQAGTLDEALALLQAQLPGAVMLDLRLDGLEPRENVLAIKSVSPAVALILYSGHPAALEQTTGSLPPKFIRAILQKPFPPDRVFELLDEIFAG from the coding sequence ATGACCAAGCGCCGCATCCTCATCGTGGACGACGACCGCCTGATGGTGCGCACCCTGCGTGACATCCTCGGCCTGCGAGGTTGGGAAACGGACGGCGTGCACAGCGGCGAAGAAGCCGTGGCCGCGGTGCGCGTCAACGAATACGCGGTCGTCTTGATGGACGTGCGTATGTCCGGCATGACCGGCGTCGAGGCGCTCCATGAAATGCGTGCCTTGCGGCCCGATCTCCGCGTCATCCTCATGACCGCGTACGCGGCCAACGAGCTCCTCGCCCAGGCCGAACGCGACGGAGCGCTGCACGTCTTTCCGAAACCCGTCGCGCTCGAACGTTTGATGGAGATGCTGGAGGCCGTGATCACCGATGCCCGCTCGGTGCTCATCGTCGATGATGATGCGGACTTTCTGCGGACGCTCGCCGATCTGGTCGCTGCGCGCGGCTACGGAACGCTGCAGGCGGGCACATTGGACGAGGCGCTCGCGCTGCTCCAGGCGCAGCTGCCCGGCGCGGTGATGCTGGACCTTCGACTGGACGGCCTCGAGCCGCGCGAGAACGTATTGGCTATCAAGAGCGTGAGTCCGGCAGTCGCACTCATTTTGTACAGCGGACATCCAGCCGCGCTCGAGCAAACCACCGGTAGTCTGCCGCCTAAGTTCATTCGCGCCATTCTTCAGAAGCCCTTCCCTCCCGATCGGGTGTTTGAGCTGCTCGATGAGATCTTCGCTGGCTGA
- a CDS encoding response regulator produces MRSSLADSLAVLVVDDDDAMLRTIGDLLTLRGYRSFGAATALKGLEVASHMDLPPAVALVDLRLPDMDGFELVGHLRLVSQLTEVVILTGNASLDSAVRALREQSYDYLVKPVQPEFLLQSVDRAAERWRRKSAEAAMHESQERLRRIFEHVGDALLIASEDGAIVDANPAACRLAGRSADEMRGLTVQEALGLPDVDAGSSRGRARRTLPNGEYRVKQQSATQVLDLRSAAFVPGMVAYCVRDLTAQRRLEEELHQSRKMDAIGRLAGGVAHDFNNVLTAITCYSEILLGAFEEADDRRTDVLEIKKAARRAAALTGQLLAFSRRQVLQPRILDLNFVVDDMQRLLARMIGEDIQLTIKHDAEPQTVRADPGQLGQVVMNLAVNARDAMPSGGELTLATGGATLETPLAHAHGVVPPGDYATLRVTDSGHGMSDAVLAHLYEPFFTTKEKGRGTGLGLSTVYGIVSQSAGHIVVTSTEGGGSTFTVYLPRVKERENEPETSSTPVVPSSGHETILFVEDDPAVRTLVVRVLEAHGYHVIAAADAKEALAAAAAHAGDIHLLVTDVVMPGWNGRELADRLSEARPGIHVLYLSGYADDALLRRGVTARHTWLLQKPFDTAALLGKIQEALGTSSAVR; encoded by the coding sequence ATGAGATCTTCGCTGGCTGACTCGCTTGCCGTCCTCGTCGTCGACGACGACGACGCGATGCTGCGGACCATCGGCGACCTGCTGACGCTCCGCGGATATCGTTCCTTCGGCGCGGCCACGGCGCTCAAGGGCCTGGAAGTCGCGTCGCACATGGACCTGCCGCCGGCCGTTGCGTTAGTCGATCTCCGGCTTCCCGACATGGATGGCTTCGAGCTCGTTGGGCATCTGCGGCTGGTGTCGCAGCTCACCGAGGTCGTGATCCTCACCGGCAACGCGTCGCTCGACAGCGCCGTGCGTGCGCTGCGCGAACAGAGCTACGACTATCTGGTGAAGCCGGTGCAGCCGGAGTTTCTGCTGCAGAGCGTCGATCGCGCCGCCGAGCGCTGGCGCCGCAAGAGCGCCGAGGCGGCCATGCACGAGAGTCAGGAGCGGCTGCGCCGGATCTTCGAGCACGTCGGCGACGCGCTGCTCATCGCCTCGGAGGACGGCGCGATCGTCGACGCCAATCCCGCCGCCTGCCGGCTCGCCGGACGTTCGGCAGACGAAATGCGGGGGCTCACCGTGCAGGAAGCGCTCGGCCTTCCCGATGTCGACGCGGGATCGAGCCGCGGCCGCGCGCGCCGGACGCTGCCTAACGGGGAGTACCGCGTCAAACAGCAGAGCGCGACCCAGGTGCTCGACCTCCGGTCGGCCGCCTTCGTGCCGGGCATGGTGGCGTACTGCGTGCGCGATCTCACCGCCCAACGGCGCCTCGAGGAGGAGCTGCATCAGTCGCGGAAGATGGATGCCATCGGCCGGCTCGCCGGCGGCGTCGCGCACGACTTCAACAACGTGCTCACCGCCATCACCTGCTACAGCGAGATCCTCCTCGGCGCCTTCGAGGAAGCCGATGACCGCCGCACCGATGTGCTCGAGATCAAGAAAGCCGCGCGCCGCGCCGCGGCGCTCACCGGCCAGCTCCTCGCCTTCAGCCGGCGCCAGGTGCTGCAACCGCGCATTCTCGATCTCAACTTCGTGGTCGACGACATGCAGCGCCTGCTCGCGCGCATGATCGGCGAGGACATTCAGCTGACGATCAAACACGACGCCGAACCGCAAACCGTCCGCGCCGACCCCGGGCAGTTAGGCCAGGTGGTGATGAACCTCGCCGTCAACGCACGCGACGCCATGCCATCCGGCGGCGAGCTCACGCTGGCCACGGGCGGCGCGACGCTCGAGACGCCGCTGGCCCATGCGCACGGCGTCGTCCCGCCCGGCGACTATGCCACCCTGCGCGTCACCGATAGCGGCCACGGCATGTCCGACGCCGTGCTCGCACACTTGTACGAGCCGTTCTTTACCACCAAGGAAAAGGGTCGCGGCACGGGCCTCGGGCTCTCGACCGTGTACGGCATCGTGTCGCAGAGCGCCGGACATATCGTGGTCACGAGCACGGAAGGCGGCGGGAGCACCTTCACGGTCTACCTGCCGCGCGTCAAGGAGCGTGAGAACGAGCCGGAGACGTCTTCCACGCCGGTCGTTCCGTCCAGCGGACACGAGACGATCCTGTTCGTCGAGGACGATCCCGCTGTGCGAACGCTCGTCGTGCGGGTGCTCGAAGCACACGGCTATCACGTCATCGCGGCCGCCGACGCAAAGGAAGCGTTGGCCGCAGCTGCGGCACACGCCGGTGACATTCATCTCCTCGTCACCGACGTCGTGATGCCCGGCTGGAACGGCCGCGAGCTGGCCGATAGACTGTCCGAGGCGCGGCCGGGCATCCACGTGCTCTATCTGTCGGGCTATGCCGACGATGCGCTCCTCCGCCGCGGCGTGACCGCGCGGCACACCTGGCTCCTCCAGAAACCCTTCGACACGGCCGCCCTGCTCGGCAAGATCCAGGAAGCGCTCGGCACGTCGTCGGCTGTCCGCTGA
- a CDS encoding DUF4097 family beta strand repeat-containing protein, which translates to MRRCLSAVAAMIAFVWAAPAVHAQHHERNWLERCREADTDRPRYCEERTMGAHASGGTITVDGGENGGARVAGWDRDSIDVIAHIQTQARSDDEAQAMAKQISIDMSNGHIHANGPRTHDGASWSVSFDVLVPRASDLSLTATNGPVAIQSVHGKIELSAVNGPLDIDDAGGDVHGRTTNGPLSVRLTGKTWVGRGLDAETTNGPATISIPDAYSAHLETGTSNGPMSIGIPITVQGQILRHLETDLGSGGPTVRAVTTNGPLVIERAD; encoded by the coding sequence ATGCGTCGCTGCCTGTCTGCTGTTGCCGCGATGATCGCGTTCGTGTGGGCGGCGCCCGCCGTCCATGCCCAGCACCACGAGCGTAACTGGCTCGAGCGCTGCCGCGAGGCGGACACGGACCGTCCCCGCTATTGCGAGGAGCGCACGATGGGCGCGCATGCGTCCGGCGGGACGATCACCGTGGATGGCGGAGAGAACGGCGGAGCGCGCGTGGCCGGTTGGGATCGCGACAGCATCGACGTCATCGCGCACATCCAAACGCAGGCGCGCAGCGACGATGAGGCGCAGGCGATGGCCAAGCAGATCTCGATCGACATGTCGAACGGCCACATCCACGCCAACGGGCCGCGCACGCACGATGGCGCGTCCTGGTCGGTGTCGTTCGACGTGCTGGTGCCGCGCGCGTCCGACCTCTCCCTCACCGCGACCAACGGACCGGTGGCGATCCAGTCGGTGCACGGCAAGATCGAGCTGAGCGCGGTGAACGGACCGTTGGACATCGACGACGCGGGCGGCGACGTGCACGGCCGCACGACGAATGGGCCGCTCTCGGTGCGTCTCACCGGCAAAACGTGGGTTGGACGGGGGCTCGATGCGGAGACGACCAACGGTCCGGCGACCATCAGCATTCCCGACGCGTACTCGGCGCATCTCGAGACGGGGACGTCGAACGGGCCGATGTCGATCGGGATCCCTATTACGGTTCAGGGACAGATCCTGCGCCACCTCGAGACCGACCTCGGGTCCGGCGGTCCGACGGTCCGCGCCGTGACGACCAACGGTCCGTTAGTCATCGAGCGCGCCGACTGA
- a CDS encoding amino acid permease yields MTGRPRRVVIFAHGTTWVCCLPLARGHPTMSLLSKKPLSDLMVEAESGTLRRSLGAFSLTTLGIGAVIGAGIFVITGTAAAQFAGPALVISMLIAGVGCAFAGLCYAEFASMIPVAGSAYTYAYATLGEIFAWIIGWDLILEYALGASTIAVGWAGNVQSFLQDVGLGIPAQWAGPPGSVVALSGGATVHGIFNVPAALVVLAISVLLIIGIRESAGLNTLIVVIKVAVLLLFIAFGAAYINRANWHPFIPPNAGHFGVYGWSGVLRGAGVIFFAFIGFDAVSTAAQEARNPQRDMPIGIMASLVICTVMYVAVALVLTGIVKYTQLNVPAPIALGIDATGIGWLKPIVKLGAIMGLTSTMLVMLLGQPRIFYSMSRDGLLPPLLGKIHPRFRTPYVTTAITGVVVALVAGLFPIAVLTQLTAMGTLLAFVMVCMGVLVLRRREPHLHRPFKTPGMPWVPILGALICFAQMIGLPLETWARLVIWLVVGLAIYFWYGRYHAQRIREAGPTAAIAAD; encoded by the coding sequence ATGACGGGGCGGCCGCGGCGCGTCGTCATCTTCGCGCACGGCACGACCTGGGTCTGCTGCCTTCCCCTCGCGCGAGGTCATCCGACGATGAGTCTCCTGTCCAAGAAGCCGCTGTCCGACTTGATGGTCGAAGCGGAGTCGGGCACGCTCCGGCGTTCGTTAGGCGCCTTCAGTCTCACCACGCTCGGCATCGGGGCGGTGATCGGGGCCGGCATCTTCGTGATCACCGGAACCGCCGCGGCGCAGTTCGCCGGACCGGCGCTCGTGATCTCGATGCTCATCGCCGGCGTGGGCTGCGCGTTCGCGGGGCTGTGCTACGCCGAGTTCGCGAGCATGATTCCGGTGGCCGGGAGCGCGTACACGTACGCCTACGCGACGTTAGGCGAGATCTTCGCCTGGATCATCGGCTGGGACCTCATTCTCGAGTACGCGCTGGGCGCGTCGACGATCGCCGTGGGGTGGGCGGGCAACGTCCAGAGCTTTCTGCAGGACGTCGGGTTGGGCATTCCCGCGCAGTGGGCCGGGCCGCCGGGATCGGTGGTGGCGCTGTCGGGCGGCGCGACGGTGCATGGAATCTTCAATGTGCCGGCGGCGCTGGTCGTCCTGGCGATCTCCGTGCTGCTGATCATCGGCATTCGCGAATCGGCCGGACTCAACACGCTGATCGTGGTGATCAAGGTGGCCGTGCTGCTCCTGTTCATCGCGTTCGGCGCCGCGTACATCAACCGTGCGAACTGGCATCCGTTCATCCCGCCCAACGCAGGCCACTTCGGCGTGTACGGGTGGAGCGGGGTGCTGCGCGGCGCCGGCGTGATCTTCTTCGCGTTCATCGGCTTCGATGCCGTGTCGACGGCAGCGCAGGAAGCGCGGAATCCGCAGCGCGACATGCCGATCGGGATCATGGCCTCGCTCGTCATTTGTACGGTGATGTACGTGGCGGTGGCGCTGGTCCTCACCGGCATCGTCAAGTACACGCAGCTCAACGTGCCGGCGCCGATCGCGTTAGGCATCGATGCGACGGGGATCGGGTGGCTCAAGCCGATCGTCAAGCTCGGCGCGATCATGGGGCTCACCAGCACGATGCTGGTGATGCTGCTCGGGCAGCCGCGCATCTTCTATTCGATGAGCCGCGACGGGCTCCTGCCGCCGTTGTTAGGCAAAATCCATCCGCGCTTCCGCACGCCGTACGTCACCACCGCCATCACCGGCGTCGTGGTCGCGCTCGTCGCCGGCCTGTTCCCGATCGCGGTGCTCACGCAGCTCACGGCGATGGGCACGCTGCTGGCGTTCGTGATGGTGTGCATGGGTGTGCTCGTGTTGCGGCGTCGCGAACCGCATCTGCACCGGCCGTTCAAGACCCCGGGCATGCCGTGGGTTCCGATCCTCGGCGCGCTGATCTGCTTCGCACAGATGATCGGATTGCCGCTCGAGACGTGGGCGCGGCTGGTGATCTGGCTGGTGGTGGGTCTCGCGATCTATTTCTGGTACGGCCGGTACCACGCGCAGCGTATTCGCGAGGCGGGCCCAACTGCGGCAATCGCGGCCGACTGA